In Yersinia enterocolitica subsp. enterocolitica, one DNA window encodes the following:
- a CDS encoding L-alanine exporter AlaE: MFSTRSRLRSAAADTFALVVYCFVIGMIIEIVISGMTFQQSLSSRLVSIPVNILIAWPYGVYRDAFIRFARRHAGEHMWARNLADLLAYVSFQSPVYALILWSVGADLEQITTAVASNALVSMAMGVAYGYFLEYCRKLFRVAGYI; encoded by the coding sequence ATGTTTTCAACTAGGTCCCGTCTGCGTAGTGCCGCAGCCGATACTTTTGCACTTGTGGTGTATTGTTTTGTCATCGGCATGATAATTGAAATAGTGATCTCTGGAATGACATTTCAGCAGTCGCTCTCTTCCCGGCTGGTCTCAATTCCCGTCAACATTCTGATTGCCTGGCCCTACGGCGTGTATCGTGATGCGTTCATCCGTTTTGCACGTCGCCATGCAGGTGAACATATGTGGGCGAGGAACCTTGCCGACTTACTGGCTTATGTCAGCTTCCAGTCGCCAGTCTATGCCTTAATTCTGTGGTCTGTTGGTGCGGATTTAGAACAGATAACCACGGCAGTCGCGAGTAACGCCTTGGTTTCAATGGCTATGGGTGTGGCTTATGGCTATTTTTTGGAGTATTGCCGCA
- the mraZ gene encoding division/cell wall cluster transcriptional repressor MraZ translates to MFRGATMVNLDSKGRLAVPTRYRDLLNEESQGQMVCTIDLHQPCLLLYTLPAWEVIEQKLSRLSSMNPAERRVQRLLLGHASECQMDGAGRLLIAGTLRQHAGLNKEVMLVGQFNKFELWDEQTWYQQVKDDIDAEQSTQEPLSERLQDLSL, encoded by the coding sequence ATGTTTCGTGGGGCAACGATGGTTAACCTCGACAGCAAAGGGCGGCTTGCCGTACCTACCCGTTACCGGGATTTGCTGAATGAGGAATCGCAAGGCCAGATGGTCTGTACCATAGACCTTCACCAACCATGTCTGTTGCTTTATACACTCCCTGCATGGGAAGTCATTGAACAAAAATTATCCCGGCTGTCGAGCATGAACCCAGCTGAACGTCGCGTTCAGCGTTTGTTGTTAGGTCATGCCAGTGAATGTCAGATGGACGGCGCTGGGCGCTTACTGATTGCAGGAACATTGCGTCAGCACGCCGGGCTGAATAAAGAAGTGATGCTGGTTGGACAGTTCAACAAGTTTGAACTGTGGGATGAACAGACCTGGTATCAACAAGTCAAGGATGACATCGACGCAGAACAGTCCACTCAGGAACCTCTATCTGAGCGGCTACAGGACTTATCGCTATAA
- the rsmH gene encoding 16S rRNA (cytosine(1402)-N(4))-methyltransferase RsmH encodes MVDNNHIVDNNYKHTSVLLDEAVNGLNIRNNGIYIDGTFGRGGHSRLILSQLGPEGRLIAIDRDPQAIEAAKSITDPRFSIVHGPFSDLAHYVRELDLVGRINGVLLDLGVSSPQLDDPERGFSFMRDGPLDMRMDPTRGISAAEWLMKASADDIAWVLKTFGEERFAKRLAKAIVERNLTQPMTRTKELADLIANASPFREKHKHPATRSFQAIRIYINSELEEIERALDGALEVLAPEGRLSVISFHSLEDRIVKNFIRHHSRGPQVPAGLPLTEAQLRSMGGRTLKSVGKMMPPDAEVAENPRARSSVLRFAERIKE; translated from the coding sequence ATGGTAGATAACAATCACATTGTAGATAACAACTACAAGCACACCAGCGTATTGCTGGATGAGGCGGTTAACGGCCTGAACATCCGTAATAACGGCATCTATATTGACGGAACTTTTGGCCGTGGTGGCCACTCGCGTCTGATTTTGTCCCAACTTGGGCCAGAAGGGCGCCTGATAGCAATAGATCGTGACCCACAAGCGATTGAAGCAGCGAAATCCATTACAGACCCACGTTTTTCTATCGTACACGGCCCATTTTCTGATTTAGCGCATTATGTGCGGGAATTGGATTTAGTCGGCCGTATTAACGGTGTATTGCTGGATCTGGGCGTCTCCTCTCCCCAATTAGATGATCCTGAGCGCGGTTTTTCCTTCATGCGCGATGGGCCATTGGATATGCGCATGGACCCAACTCGTGGCATATCGGCAGCCGAGTGGTTAATGAAAGCCAGTGCTGACGATATCGCTTGGGTGCTGAAAACCTTCGGTGAAGAGCGTTTTGCCAAACGTTTAGCCAAGGCCATTGTTGAGCGTAACCTCACTCAACCGATGACACGCACCAAAGAACTGGCGGATTTGATTGCCAATGCCAGCCCATTCCGCGAAAAACATAAACATCCTGCGACGCGCAGCTTCCAGGCTATCCGCATCTATATCAACAGCGAATTGGAAGAGATAGAGCGCGCGCTTGACGGTGCTCTTGAAGTTTTGGCACCAGAAGGTCGTTTATCTGTTATTAGCTTCCACTCCCTTGAAGACCGTATTGTGAAAAACTTTATCCGTCATCATAGCCGCGGCCCACAGGTTCCGGCAGGTTTGCCATTGACGGAAGCACAGTTACGCAGCATGGGTGGTCGCACCTTGAAATCTGTCGGCAAAATGATGCCGCCAGATGCTGAAGTGGCCGAGAACCCACGGGCGCGTAGCTCGGTATTACGTTTTGCCGAGAGGATTAAAGAGTGA
- the ftsL gene encoding cell division protein FtsL has protein sequence MIGNERHGLVGVIGGDLLRNAKIPLILLIAVLVSAIFVVTTAHRTRLLTAEREQLVLERDALDIEWRNLILEENALGDHSRVESIATDKLRMQHVDPSQENIVVQQ, from the coding sequence GTGATAGGTAACGAACGCCACGGTTTAGTTGGAGTCATCGGCGGGGATTTACTCCGCAATGCGAAGATCCCGTTAATTCTACTGATTGCGGTGTTGGTGTCTGCCATTTTTGTTGTGACCACCGCCCATCGTACGCGCTTGCTGACCGCAGAGCGCGAACAGTTGGTACTGGAACGGGATGCGCTGGATATTGAATGGCGCAACTTGATTCTGGAAGAAAATGCCTTGGGTGATCACAGCCGTGTTGAAAGTATCGCAACCGATAAGCTAAGAATGCAACATGTTGATCCATCACAAGAAAATATTGTGGTTCAGCAATAG